The following are from one region of the Salvia hispanica cultivar TCC Black 2014 chromosome 1, UniMelb_Shisp_WGS_1.0, whole genome shotgun sequence genome:
- the LOC125202455 gene encoding MA3 DOMAIN-CONTAINING TRANSLATION REGULATORY FACTOR 1, whose product MASREGFLTEEQREMLKIASQNAEVMSSLSMASSPKSPGPKSPGQNSSLVFEHNHVKAPGGGHSAAGGGVAVRHVRRSHSGKAVRVKKDGAGGKGTWGKLLDTDGESFLDRNDPNYDSGEEPYELVGSTVSDPLDEYKKAVVSLVEEYFSTGDVDVAASDLRELGSSEYHPYFIKRLVSLAMDRNNKEKEMASVLLSALYADVINSAQISQGFFMLLESADDLTVDILDAVDVIALFIARAVVDDILPPAFITKARRLLPESSKGFQVLQTAEKSYLSAPHHAELVERRWGGSTQCTADEVKKKIADLLREYVESGDTSEACRCIRQLGVSFFHHEVVKRALVIAMENQSAESLILNLLKEAADEGLISSSQMVKGFSRLAESLDDLALDIPSAKKKFQFLVPRAISEGWLDASFNKSSADDGVGPDENDEKLRRYKKEVVSIIHEYFHSDDIPELIRSLEDLGMPEYNPVFLKKLITLAMDRKNREKEMASVLLSALHIEIFTTEDMVNGFVMLLESAEDTALDIVDASNELAFFLARAVIDDVLAPLNLEEITHLLPPKCSGSETVRMARSLIAARHAGERILRCWGGGTGWAVEDAKDKIQKLLEEYESGGVVSEACQCIRDLGMPFFNHEVVKKALVMAMEKKNDRMLELLQECFGEGLITINQMTKGFNRIKDSLDDLALDIPNAKDKFTFYQEHAKKHGWLLQSFV is encoded by the exons ATGGCTAGCCGCGAGGGGTTTCTTACGGAGGAGCAGAGGGAGATGCTGAAAATAGCGTCGCAGAATGCGGAGGTGATGTCGTCATTGTCTATGGCGTCGTCGCCTAAATCTCCCGGGCCGAAGTCTCCCGGTCAGAACTCGTCTCTGGTGTTCGAGCACAACCATGTCAAGGCGCCTGGAGGAGGACATTCTGCCGCGGGGGGAGGGGTGGCGGTGAGGCACGTGCGCCGTTCACACTCGGGGAAAGCTGTTAGAGTGAAGAAGG ATGGTGCTGGTGGTAAAGGAACCTGGGGAAAATTACTTGACACTGATGGTGAGTCTTTCCTTGATAGGAATGATCCCAACTACGACAGTGGGGAG GAGCCTTATGAGCTTGTTGGATCAACTGTTTCTGATCCCCTGGATGAGTACAAGAAAGCTGTAGTTTCACTTGTTGAGGAATACTTTAGCACGGGTGATGTTGATGTAGCTGCTTCTGATCTTAGGGAACTCGGATCAAGTGAGTATCATCCGTACTTTATCAAGCGGCTAGTTTCCCTGGCTATGGATAGAAATAACAAAGAGAAGGAGATGGCTTCTGTTTTGCTCTCAGCGCTGTATGCTGATGTCATAAATTCAGCCCAAATTAGTCAGGGTTTTTTCATGCTGCTTGAATCTGCTGATGATCTGACTGTGGACATCTTGGATGCTGTTGATGTCATTGCTTTATTCATTGCTAGAGCAGTGGTAGATGATATTCTACCCCCAGCTTTCATCACCAAGGCCAGACGACTGCTCCCAGAAAGCTCCAAGGGATTTCAGGTGCTACAAACAGCTGAGAAGAGCTATCTATCAGCTCCACACCATGCGGAGCTTGTTGAAAGACGATGGGGTGGAAGTACTCAATGCACTGCTGATGAGGTGAAGAAAAAGATTGCTGACCTTTTACGAGAATATGTTGAAAGTGGAGATACTTCTGAAGCCTGTAGATGTATTAGACAATTAGgtgtttcatttttccatcatgaagTTGTCAAAAGAGCTCTAGTTATAGCTATGGAGAATCAAAGTGCAGAGTCTCTCATTCTAAATTTGCTAAAGGAAGCTGCAGACGAGGGGCTAATAAGTTCAAGCCAGATGGTGAAAGGTTTTAGTCGGTTAGCTGAGAGCCTTGATGATCTCGCCCTTGACATACCTTCTGCCAAGAAAAAGTTTCAGTTCCTTGTTCCTCGTGCCATATCCGAAGGCTGGCTTGATGCATCTTTCAATAAATCTTCAGCTGATGACGGGGTTGGACCAGATGAAAATGATGAGAAATTGAGGCGCTACAAGAAAGAAGTTGTGTCCATAATTCACGAATACTTCCACTCGGATGACATCCCTGAATTAATTCGGAGTCTGGAAGATCTAGGGATGCCTGAATATAATCCAGTTTTTCTCAAGAAGCTCATCACTCTGGCAATGGACAGGAAGAACAGAGAGAAGGAAATGGCATCTGTTCTGCTCTCGGCACTTCATATTGAGATCTTCACAACAGAAGACATGGTAAATGGTTTTGTGATGCTGTTGGAGTCAGCAGAGGACACTGCCCTTGACATTGTAGATGCATCGAACGAGCTTGCCTTTTTCCTAGCAAGAGCTGTCATAGACGATGTCCTCGCACCTCTGAACTTGGAAGAGATCACCCATTTGCTGCCACCAAAGTGCAGTGGCAGTGAAACCGTGCGCATGGCTAGGTCACTCATAGCAGCACGCCATGCTGGCGAGAGGATCCTCAGGTGCTGGGGTGGTGGCACCGGCTGGGCTGTGGAGGATGCAAAGGACAAGATCCAGAAGCTCCTCGAGGAATACGAAAGTGGTGGGGTTGTGAGCGAGGCTTGCCAGTGCATTCGCGATCTGGGCATGCCTTTCTTCAACCATGAAGTGGTGAAGAAGGCACTAGTCATGGCGATGGAGAAGAAAAATGACAGGATGCTGGAACTGCTTCAAGAATGCTTCGGGGAGGGCCTGATCACCATCAACCAGATGACGAAAGGTTTCAACAGGATCAAAGACAGCCTCGACGATCTGGCTCTCGACATCCCAAATGCTAAGGATAAGTTCACGTTCTACCAGGAACACGCGAAGAAGCATGGTTGGCTCCTTCAGTCGTTTGTTTGA
- the LOC125202454 gene encoding protein STICHEL-like 2 codes for MDGRRHSVDVPLSRTLIALRRVRSLRDPSTNSMSKLNALVDNVNWEAYSNDAITLGFENRASEGDDDDGLGLRSSALYYGSRNSKLGAMVGKKESTHRRSLCDEGMDARPLDLAMACESKALSERYCKDYGDKYFEFTSATPSGEGGASCNEGDDELRQVKKRHGLWRSELDGLSSAGSPCLSYGEARKEREEDVGFMESCHQGCGISSCWSRGRKLRGPSLLADVEERPLLSDDATRESIDSRHNCEGVSPYVETPRSLCQKFMPKTFGELIGQNRVATSLSDAVSRRQIASLYLFHGPRGTGKTSASRIFAAALNCLCPESTRPCGICKECVLFFSGRSIDAKEVDSVRINKTERCRLLMKNARIPPILSRFKVYIIEECHLLLRETWAAILNGLVEIPRHVVFIMVTPNLDKLPRCALTKSQLFHFQKVKEVDITSKLGKICVQEALDFDQDALSFIASRSDGSLRDAEMMVDQLSLLGKKITVSLVHEVSGVVSDDELLDLLYLAMSSDASNTVRKARELMGSGVDPLELTSQLASLIMDILAGKCPSDGVSETRRKLFGADNSEDDTRQLSHALKILSQTEKQLRMSNNQMTWLTVALLQLSSAASNEGSDPRLSTRSLVPQDGDLLSSSSTSDSFKRSIGCACVDAESANTKYDRETLDLIWIRAAGMCVTNSLKKFLLKHGNLASVRLSQARIAVAELEFDHPDHASRAEKSWKEIAGVLQSILGYNVELRINLSRDGSSRKGKAKKPCLSLLNCSRKVLFKVKKSSSNGSSNSGSTLTTVRTRDRCVETCSTECSSQVSCSCCRKKEMVKTIRSSEGNALSIEAGAPNASLPDQSGCKPRSNEHTRFRCWRTATFPFRKAWQLRHHHGRDERLVDYALHCAAAK; via the exons ATGGATGGGAGGCGGCATTCTGTCGATGTCCCTTTGTCGAGAACGTTGATAGCCCTTAGGAGAGTGAGGTCTCTTCGGGATCCATCCACAAACTCCATGAGCAAGTTGAATGCCTTGGTTGATAATGTGAATTGGGAGGCGTATTCGAATGATGCAATCACTTTAGGATTTGAAAATAGAGCTAGTGagggtgatgatgatgatggtcTAGGATTAAGAAGCTCGGCGCTGTATTATGGTTCCAGAAATAGTAAGTTAGGGGCCATGGTTGGAAAAAAAGAATCTACACACCGGAGGTCGTTGTGTGATGAAGGGATGGATGCACGTCCACTTGACCTGGCGATGGCGTGTGAGAGCAAGGCGTTGAGTGAAAGATACTGTAAGGATTATGGTGACAAGTATTTTGAGTTCACCAGTGCAACACCTTCGGGTGAGGGTGGGGCTTCGTGTAATGAAGGCGATGATGAACTGAGGCAAGTCAAGAAGAGGCATGGGTTGTGGCGTTCGGAGCTTGATGGACTGAGCAGTGCAGGGAGCCCATGCTTGTCTTATGGTGAAGCTCGAAAGGAACGTGAAGAAGATGTTGGTTTCATGGAGTCTTGCCATCAAGGATGTGGTATAAGCAGTTGTTGGTCAAGAGGTCGGAAACTTAGAGGACCTAGTCTTCTTGCTGATGTCGAAGAACGGCCTCTTTTGTCGGACGATGCAACGAGAGAGAGCATCGACTCTAGGCACAACTGTGAAGGAGTTAGTCCATATGTGGAAACTCCAAGAAGTCTCTGCCAAAAGTTCATGCCTAAAACATTTGGTGAATTGATAGGGCAAAACAGAGTGGCTACGTCTCTATCAGATGCCGTCTCTAGGAGGCAGATAGCTTCTCTATATCTCTTCCACGGGCCACGAGGAACTGGGAAGACATCAGCTTCAAGGATCTTCGCTGCTGCATTGAATTGCCTATGTCCCGAGTCTACAAGACCATGTGGCATATGCAAGGAATGTGTCTTGTTCTTCTCGGGTAGGAGCATAGACGCGAAGGAAGTGGACTCAGTGAGAATCAACAAAACGGAAAGGTGCAGACTGCTAATGAAGAATGCTCGGATCCCTCCTATTTTATCACGGTTTAAGGTGTATATCATCGAGGAGTGCCATCTGTTGCTGCGGGAGACGTGGGCAGCTATACTGAATGGGCTTGTGGAGATTCCTCGACACGTTGTCTTCATAATGGTCACTCCAAATCTTGACAAGCTCCCGCGTTGTGCCTTAACAAAATCCCAACTATTCCATTTCCAGAAGGTGAAGGAAGTTGACATCACCAGCAAGTTGGGGAAGATATGTGTTCAAGAAGCTCTTGATTTCGACCAGGATGCTTTGAGCTTCATAGCAAGTAGATCAGATGGTTCGCTGCGTGATGCAGAGATGATGGTCGATCAGCTGAGCTTGCTCGGGAAGAAAATAACAGTTTCATTGGTTCATGAAGTG AGTGGAGTCGTTTCTGATGATGAATTGCTCGATTTGCTGTATCTGGCAATGTCATCTGATGCCTCGAACACGGTTAGAAAGGCCAGAGAGCTTATGGGGTCGGGGGTAGATCCGTTGGAGCTTACATCGCAGCTGGCAAGCCTCATAATGGACATTCTTGCCGGAAAGTGCCCCTCTGATGGAGTTTCGGAGACGAGAAGGAAGCTTTTCGGAGCAGATAATT CTGAAGACGACACGCGCCAGCTCAGCCACGCTCTAAAGATACTGTCACAAACCGAGAAACAGCTGAGGATGTCGAACAACCAGATGACTTGGCTGACTGTGGCTCTTCTCCAGCTGAGCTCTGCAGCTTCAAACGAGGGGAGCGATCCAAGGCTAAGCACGCGGTCATTAGTCCCACAAG ATGGTGATCTCCTGAGCTCGTCTTCAACAAGCGACAGTTTCAAGCGATCCATTGGATGTGCTTGTGTGGATGCTGAATCTGCAAACACAAAGTATGACCGGGAAACTCTGGATCTGATCTGGATACGAGCAGCTGGGATGTGCGTGACTAACTCTCTCAAGAAGTTCCTCCTCAAACACGGGAACTTGGCCTCTGTCCGTCTGTCCCAAG CAAGGATTGCCGTGGCAGAGCTCGAGTTTGATCACCCTGACCACGCATCTAGGGCTGAGAAATCATGGAAGGAGATTGCTGGTGTGCTTCAAAGTATACTGGGCTACAATGTGGAGCTCAGGATAAACTTGTCTCGCGATGGCTCGAGCAGGAAGGGGAAGGCGAAGAAGCCGTGCCTAAGCTTGCTCAATTGCTCACGTAAAGTGCTTTTTAAGGTGAAGAAATCCAGTAGCAATGGTTCGAGTAACTCTGGTTCGACTCTCACGACTGTGAGAACGAGGGATAGGTGCGTGGAGACATGCTCCACCGAGTGTAGCTCTCAGGTTTCGTGCTCATGTTGCCGTAAGAAGGAGATGGTCAAGACCATCCGGAGTAGTGAGGGCAACGCGTTGAGCATTGAAGCCGGCGCTCCCAACGCCTCGTTGCCTGATCAGTCAGGATGTAAACCACG ATCAAACGAGCACACGAGGTTTCGTTGCTGGAGAACCGCCACATTTCCTTTTCGAAAG GCATGGCAGCTACGGCATCACCACGGCCGCGACGAGCGGCTCGTCGACTACGCCCTACACTGCGCTGCTGCAAAGTGA
- the LOC125201830 gene encoding probable pectate lyase 18 produces MALSFFFLLFTFFLPSLIASSPTLKDPELVVQEVHRKLNASRRKLGFLSCNTGNPIDDCWRCDSNWEKNRQKLADCAIGFGKNAIGGRDGKIYVVTESGGDDPVNPKPGTLRHAVIQDEPLWIIFARDMVIQLKEELIMNSFKTIDGRGASVHIANGPCITIQGVTNIIIHGIHIHDCKQGGNAMVRDSPQHYGWRTISDGDGVSIFGGSHVWVDHCSLSNCKDGLIDAIHGSTAITISNNYMTHHDKVMLLGHSDSYTQDKGMQVTIAFNHFGEGLVQRMPRCRHGYFHVVNNDYTHWEMYAIGGSADPTINSQGNRFLAPNDRFSKEVTKHEDAPERQWKSWNWRSEGDLMLNGAYFTPSGAGASSSYAKASSLGARPSSLVSSITAGAGSLNCRKGSHC; encoded by the exons atgGCACTATCATTCTTTTTCCTCTTGTTCACATTCTTCCTCCCATCTCTCATTGCCTCATCTCCAACACTCAAAGACCCTGAGCTAGTAGTCCAAGAGGTCCATAG GAAATTGAATGCCTCGAGGAGGAAATTGGGGTTCCTGTCCTGCAACACTGGGAACCCCATCGACGACTGCTGGCGGTGCGACTCCAACTGGGAGAAAAACCGCCAGAAGTTGGCCGATTGCGCGATCGGATTCGGCAAGAATGCCATCGGGGGCCGGGACGGAAAAATCTACGTTGTGACAGAATCCGGGGGCGACGACCCTGTGAACCCGAAGCCCGGGACGCTCCGGCACGCGGTCATCCAGGACGAGCCGCTATGGATCATATTCGCGCGCGACATGGTCATCCAATTGAAGGAGGAGTTGATCATGAACTCTTTCAAGACCATTGATGGTAGGGGCGCTAGTGTGCACATTGCCAATGGTCCATGCATCACCATCCAAGGTGTGACCAACATCATCATACATGGCATCCACATACATGATTGCAAGCAAGGCGGGAATGCTATGGTGCGTGACTCCCCACAGCACTACGGGTGGAGGACCATATCCGACGGCGACGGCGTGTCCATCTTTGGCGGGAGCCACGTGTGGGTTGATCATTGCTCACTCTCCAACTGCAAAGATGGCTTGATTGATGCCATCCATGGGTCCACCGCCATCACCATATCAAACAATTACATGACCCATCATGATAAAGTCATGCTTTTGGGGCATAGTGACTCATACACACAAGATAAAGGGATGCAAGTCACCATTGCCTTCAATCACTTTGGGGAAGGGCTAGTTCAAAGAATGCCGAG ATGTAGACACGGATACTTCCATGTGGTCAACAATGACTATACACATTGGGAGATGTATGCCATTGGTGGGAGTGCGGATCCCACAATTAACAGCCAAGGCAATAGATTTCTTGCACCAAATGATAGATTCAGCAAAGAG GTGACCAAACACGAGGACGCGCCCGAACGTCAGTGGAAGAGTTGGAATTGGAGATCGGAAGGGGATCTAATGTTGAACGGTGCGTATTTCACGCCGTCGGGGGCTGGGGCATCGTCGAGCTATGCTAAAGCGTCGAGCCTTGGCGCCCGACCGTCGAGCCTAGTCAGCTCGATCACGGCTGGAGCCGGTAGCCTGAATTGTCGGAAGGGGTCGCATTGTTGA